Proteins from one Coffea arabica cultivar ET-39 chromosome 8c, Coffea Arabica ET-39 HiFi, whole genome shotgun sequence genomic window:
- the LOC113706259 gene encoding uncharacterized protein: MELTQLVEDIHKEYQSIYALYDNIRGEVRNKVHGKDESGSSSSSSTSSLGSNSGTEYYTPEELNARNAVPNVELQKVRKSDNRKCEDSDPEDAILKDKLTSTSEIKKSPSVDSLVSFHEAPQSSVIFKDLRIQEEQPQSVRQKLLDECAQLKEKLHEKEEEIVSISKKLQAFGDQKLFEIKELERQVTSLKLELETVTSQKKTLEETVETRSNEAKQMGKENSRLQILIRELESLSKEKETQISSLLEKFEEDKKQSLSKFKDLMAQASELQLEVDSLRSQKRISEEQLMHATNERSNQVSSLVKQVEFLQQQLDFISSQRSELESQHKNESLEASECFIQMEKTRDKLTDKALNGQEITEDKACLKVKVEELEQEIRTISSQKIELEDQIISTKNEAYHLKVDNENLHRRIFVLETTVKEREHELSALQKKIEAQENDMSTQIKSLTAQINNFHQKLGTLHDEKSGLQLQLEQEKQVSSESLNHMERKNIELTKKIADQQKTVAGLEEAINMLNMEHKQVQNRFDDSKLNFQIAERKIEEMAEEFFKKCGDNLRILSRRIRVAEQLHVENKEWYEKTKDRYEQQNKELKERVENNKVWLSNIKDMTLTADSTLSDLDAVALKFEGCSANFLNRISKVSCELKFAKDWIKRKNKAMTHVKDDLDCLLTQLDHKEAEILVFREKLWKSENKVRELEKMITENEEAMLALKEEKREAIRQLCVWIDYHRSHSDYYKKMISDKTLQSRKTT; encoded by the coding sequence ATGGAACTTACTCAGCTCGTTGAGGATATCCACAAAGAGTACCAATCCATTTATGCCCTCTATGATAATATCAGAGGCGAAGTGAGGAACAAAGTGCATGGAAAAGATGAATCAggttcctcttcttcttcatctactTCTTCCTTGGGGTCCAACTCAGGTACAGAATATTATACACCAGAGGAACTAAATGCGAGAAATGCGGTACCTAATGTTGAGCTTCAAAAGGTAAGGAAAAGTGACAATCGAAAATGTGAAGATTCAGATCCAGAAGATGCCATCTTAAAAGATAAATTGACCTCCACCAGTGAAATTAAGAAATCCCCAAGCGTGGACTCATTAGTATCTTTTCACGAAGCACCGCAAtcaagtgtaatttttaaagaTCTAAGGATTCAAGAAGAGCAGCCTCAAAGCGTGAGACAAAAGTTACTTGATGAATGTGCACagttaaaggaaaaattgcatgAGAAAGAAGAGGAGATAGTGTCCATCTCCAAGAAACTCCAAGCTTTTGGGGACCAAAAATTGTTTGAGATAAAGGAGCTAGAGAGGCAGGTAACAAGTCTGAAGCTTGAGCTGGAAACAGTGACCTCGCAGAAAAAGACCTTAGAAGAGACAGTTGAGACCAGGTCTAATGAAGCTAAACAGATGGGGAAGGAAAATTCAAGACTACAAATTCTGATCAGAGAACTTGAATCACtatcaaaagagaaagaaactcaaatttcttctcttcttgagaaatttgaagAAGACAAGAAGCAGTCACTGTCTAAATTTAAGGACCTGATGGCACAAGCCAGTGAGCTTCAGCTGGAAGTAGATAGTTTGCGCTCTCAGAAACGCATATCAGAAGAGCAATTGATGCATGCAACGAATGAAAGATCTAATCAAGTCAGTAGTCTAGTAAAACAGGTAGAGTTTCTGCAACAGCAACTCGATTTCATCAGCAGCCAAAGGTCTGAGTTGGAGTCGCAACATAAAAATGAATCTCTAGAAGCATCAGAATGCTTTATACAGATGGAAAAGACGAGAGATAAATTAACAGACAAGGCCTTAAATGGGCAAGAGATAACAGAAGACAAGGCCTGTCTAAAAGTAAAGGTAGAAGAGTTGGAGCAGGAGATACGTACAATATCCAGTCAGAAGATTGAGTTGGAAGATCAGATAATTAGCACAAAGAATGAAGCATATCATCTAAAAGTTGACAATGAGAATCTCCACAGAAGAATTTTCGTCTTGGAGACAACTGTGAAAGAGAGAGAACATGAGCTATCTGCCCTTCAAAAGAAAATTGAGGCTCAGGAAAATGATATGTCAACTCAGATTAAATCATTAACAGCACAGATAAACAATTTCCATCAAAAACTGGGAACCTTGCACGATGAGAAAAGCGGCCTGCAACTGCAACTTGAGCAGGAAAAACAAGTTTCTTCTGAGAGCCTAAATCATATGGAGAGAAAGAACATCGAATTGACAAAGAAGATTGCAGATCAGCAAAAAACTGTGGCAGGGCTGGAGGAAGCTATCAACATGTTGAATATGGAACACAAACAAGTCCAAAATAGATTTGACGATTCCAAGTTGAACTTCCAGATCGCAGAGAGGAAAATAGAAGAAATGGCCGAAGAGTTCTTCAAAAAATGTGGGGACAATCTCCGCATCTTGAGCCGGAGAATCCGAGTTGCAGAACAGTTGCATGTTGAGAACAAGGAATGGTACGAGAAGACGAAAGACAGGTATGAGCAACAAAACAAGGAGCTCAAAGAAAGGGTAGAAAATAACAAAGTTTGGCTTAGCAATATCAAGGATATGACCCTAACTGCAGACAGCACACTGTCAGATTTGGATGCTGTTGCTCTAAAGTTTGAAGGCTGCAGTGCAAACTTCCTCAACCGAATCTCCAAAGTTTCTTGTGAACTTAAGTTTGCAAAAGACTGGATCAAGAGGAAGAACAAAGCAATGACGCACGTCAAAGATGATCTAGATTGCCTACTTACGCAGCTGGATCACAAGGAGGCTGAGATATTAGTATTCCGAGAGAAACTCTGGAAATCAGAGAATAAAGTCAGAGAACTGGAGAAAATGATCACAGAGAACGAGGAAGCGATGTTGGCcctaaaggaagaaaaaagagaagcaaTAAGACAGCTTTGCGTCTGGATTGATTATCACCGCAGCCACTCTGATTATTACAAGAAAATGATATCTGATAAGACACTTCAAAGCAGGAAAACAACTTGA